One Mytilus trossulus isolate FHL-02 chromosome 5, PNRI_Mtr1.1.1.hap1, whole genome shotgun sequence DNA segment encodes these proteins:
- the LOC134719805 gene encoding uncharacterized protein LOC134719805, with translation MLLLRLGIIMVLGLGLEAMHEGIAKRQADQYRRKVRPADKQPCPAGMRDDGTSCWKDSYGRGAGRVPDKANCPPNQRDDGTSCWLDSYGRGSGRTPDKTACPSGLRDDGTSCWSDAHIYGKGCCCTLWGCCNNCPGRYHDDGCTCRKTNVGIKVSLFQRQGCRSNEEMNGRLCYPKCKGGYHASGCCICTPTGGPGIRKNLAQRQSCRNNEERLAELCYPKCKDGYRPVGCCVCEPNDGPGIKVTGPQRLYCKENEVKLNGVCWETCQSGYTDHDNGGVCKKT, from the exons ATGTTATTGCTGAGGCTTGGTATCATCATGGTATTAG GCTTAGGTTTGGAAGCCATGCATGAAGGTATAGCCAAACGACAAGCAGATCAATATCGAAGAAAAGTCAGACCAGCTGATAAACAGCCTTGCCCAGCTGGAATGCGTGACGACGGTACAAGTTGTTGGAAAGATTCATATGGAAGAGGAGCCGGCCGTGTTCCGGATAAAGCAAATTGTCCTCCTAATCAACGCGACGACGGGACAAGTTGTTGGTTAGATAGCTACGGAAGAGGTTCTGGTAGAACACCTGATAAAACAGCATGTCCTTCTGGACTACGAGATGATGGTACCAGTTGTTGGAGCGATGCACATATATATGGAAAGGGATGTTGTTGCACATTATGGGGTTGTTGTAACAACTGTCCGGGTCGTTATCATGACGATGGATGCACGTGCAGAAAAACAAATGTAGGCATAAAAGTGTCACTCTTCCAACGACAAGGGTGTAGATCGAACGAAGAGATGAATGGACGTCTTTGCTATCCAAAATGCAAAGGTGGATACCATGCAAGTGGATGCTGTATATGTACACCAACTGGCGGCCCGGGTATTCGGAAAAATCTTGCACAAAGGCAAAGTTGCCGAAATAATGAAGAAAGACTCGCCGAACTGTGTTACCCTAAATGTAAAGATGGTTATAGACCTGTAGGATGCTGTGTTTGTGAACCAAATGACGGACCCGGTATAAAGGTCACAGGACCTCAGAGACTATATTGCAAAGAAAATGAAGTCAAACTGAATGGCGTTTGTTGGGAGACATGTCAAAGTGGCTACACTGATCATGATAATGGAGGCGTCTGTAAGAAAACTTAG